One part of the uncultured Bacteroides sp. genome encodes these proteins:
- a CDS encoding alpha-glucuronidase family glycosyl hydrolase, producing the protein MKNFLYSLFLLLIPTLIYAEDGSKLWLRYQPLFAKQVKSLSMGISSVVSEEPGDCTAITELQYAWKQLTGKELPVAASLKDYSLVIGTEKSKLIQSLGLQKELQTLGSDGFIIRTMKSKGNRITVIASKDENGLLYAVFNLLRNIQLYVPSSNILRTIQLGSSPFTFDIKEVPSYKIRILNHWDNLDGTIERGYAGHSLWKWDELPGKLSPRYKEYARANASIGINGTVLNNVNASPEILSNAYLQKVKALAEVFRPYGIRVFLSVNFSSPTALGGLPTSDPLNESVQQWWKDKAKEIYGLIPDFGGFLVKANSEGLPGPQDFGRTHADGANMLADALKPYNGIVMWRAFVYKSSMEDRAGQAYNEFTPLDGKFRSNVILQVKNGPIDFQPREPFSPLFGAMTRTALMPEFQITQEYLGASNHLVYLAPLYKECLENDTYCSGEGSTVAWVTDGKLFPHPLTAIAGVANIGEDANWCGHQFAQANWYAFGRLAWNNELTPEVIAEEWIKQTFNQQKDFVEPVKEMMLASREAAVNYMMPLGLHHLFAWGHHYGPEPWCTVPGARADWLPSYYHKADTLGIGFDRTLDTGSKAVGQYFVPLRNDYNKLKTCPEQYLLWFHHVPWKYKMKSGQTLWNELCYTYDKGVQQVRGFQKTWDKMESFVDAQRFHEVQSRLKNQSKDAVWWKDACLLYFQTFSRQPIPYDIERPVNELDDLKKIKLNLLHHN; encoded by the coding sequence ATGAAAAACTTTCTGTATAGTTTATTCTTATTACTGATTCCAACTCTAATATATGCCGAGGACGGATCTAAGTTGTGGCTTCGTTATCAGCCTCTTTTCGCTAAACAAGTAAAAAGCCTTTCAATGGGAATTTCTTCTGTTGTGAGTGAAGAACCGGGAGATTGTACTGCAATTACCGAATTGCAATATGCCTGGAAGCAACTCACAGGAAAAGAATTGCCGGTTGCTGCTTCATTGAAGGACTATTCACTCGTAATTGGTACAGAAAAAAGCAAACTTATTCAATCATTAGGATTACAGAAAGAGTTGCAGACACTGGGAAGTGATGGCTTTATTATCCGCACAATGAAGTCGAAGGGTAATAGAATAACCGTGATTGCCTCAAAGGACGAAAACGGATTGCTATATGCCGTTTTTAATCTGTTAAGGAACATTCAGCTTTATGTACCTTCTTCTAATATTTTAAGAACAATACAACTAGGATCTTCTCCTTTTACCTTTGATATAAAGGAGGTTCCTTCCTATAAAATAAGGATATTGAACCATTGGGACAATCTGGATGGAACGATAGAACGAGGGTATGCCGGACACTCTCTCTGGAAATGGGATGAACTTCCGGGTAAATTATCTCCTCGATACAAAGAATATGCTCGTGCCAATGCTTCAATAGGAATTAATGGTACGGTGCTCAATAATGTAAATGCCAGTCCCGAGATTTTAAGTAATGCTTATTTGCAAAAGGTTAAAGCTTTGGCTGAGGTATTTCGTCCTTATGGTATCCGCGTTTTCCTTTCTGTGAACTTCTCTTCACCCACAGCTTTGGGTGGTTTGCCTACTTCCGATCCTTTGAACGAAAGTGTGCAGCAATGGTGGAAGGATAAAGCTAAGGAAATCTACGGATTAATTCCCGATTTTGGAGGCTTCCTGGTGAAAGCAAATTCAGAAGGACTTCCCGGACCGCAGGACTTTGGGCGTACTCATGCTGATGGAGCCAATATGCTGGCTGATGCACTGAAACCTTATAATGGAATTGTGATGTGGCGTGCCTTTGTCTACAAATCGAGTATGGAAGACAGAGCCGGACAGGCATATAATGAATTTACTCCGCTCGATGGAAAATTCCGTTCCAATGTGATTCTTCAGGTGAAGAATGGTCCGATTGACTTCCAGCCACGCGAGCCATTTAGTCCGTTGTTTGGTGCCATGACACGAACAGCACTGATGCCCGAGTTTCAAATTACGCAGGAATACCTTGGAGCTTCCAATCACTTGGTTTATCTTGCTCCGCTATATAAAGAATGTCTGGAAAATGATACTTATTGCTCAGGCGAAGGTTCTACTGTTGCATGGGTAACAGACGGGAAACTATTCCCACATCCGCTTACAGCCATTGCCGGAGTTGCGAATATTGGTGAAGATGCGAACTGGTGCGGACATCAGTTTGCTCAGGCCAACTGGTATGCTTTTGGTCGCCTTGCATGGAATAATGAACTCACTCCAGAAGTGATTGCCGAAGAATGGATAAAACAGACATTTAATCAACAGAAAGATTTTGTGGAACCGGTGAAGGAGATGATGCTTGCTTCCAGAGAGGCTGCGGTAAACTACATGATGCCTTTGGGACTTCATCACCTGTTTGCTTGGGGACATCATTACGGTCCAGAGCCTTGGTGTACTGTTCCTGGAGCACGTGCCGACTGGCTTCCGTCATACTATCATAAAGCTGATACTTTAGGCATTGGTTTCGATCGTACATTAGATACAGGTAGTAAAGCTGTGGGACAATATTTCGTTCCATTGCGGAATGATTATAACAAGCTAAAAACTTGTCCGGAGCAATATCTTCTCTGGTTCCATCATGTGCCTTGGAAATATAAAATGAAAAGCGGACAGACTCTGTGGAATGAACTTTGCTATACGTATGACAAAGGAGTACAGCAAGTCAGGGGATTTCAGAAAACATGGGATAAAATGGAATCGTTTGTTGATGCTCAGAGATTTCATGAAGTACAGTCCCGTCTAAAAAATCAAAGCAAGGATGCAGTTTGGTGGAAAGACGCTTGTCTGCTCTACTTCCAGACTTTCTCCCGTCAACCTATTCCTTACGACATTGAACGCCCCGTGAATGAACTCGACGATTTAAAGAAGATAAAACTGAATTTATTACATCATAATTAG
- a CDS encoding glycoside hydrolase family 3 C-terminal domain-containing protein has product MKVQKYCKYLLLTCGLISLGTSSAKIPPYKNTSLSFEKRTEDLVSRMTLAEKVEIVRYDSPAIPRLGIPAHNFWNECLHGVARSGRATVFPQAIGMASMWDSNEMFTIANAISDEARAKHHEYASRGKRGIYQGLTYWTPNINIFRDPRWGRGMETYGEDPYLTGELAVPFIKGLQGDDPKYYKLIATAKHFAVHSGPESTRHSFDVWPNDYDMAETYTPHFKKTVTEAKVYSVMCAYQSFRGAPCCGNKFLEGMLRDQWGFKGYIVSDCWAIRDFYEKKGHNIVATPQEAAAMAIKSGTDLNCGDTYIHLAEAVKQGLVTEKELDVSVKRIILARMKLGQFDPQEMVKYSKIPYSVVDSKEHQALADDAARKSIVLLKNENNLLPLSKDVKKVAVIGPNADDLEVLLGNYNGYPTHPKTPLTGLREKLPNAEVTFAQGCQLAEKLPYFTAVPTDYLYTDSTMKQKGLKADYYNNSNWKGAPVHSRIDKNVDFIWRTTPPFEDLKYDHFSVKWSGVLVPPVTGEYALGGEGFSGFNLYVNDKLITQWNDIHHPRKLYELMTLEAGKAYNIRLEYTQNNTDYSIMRFLWDTPKPNLKQEAIELAKSSDVVVLCMGLSPLLEGEEMPVKVEGFSGGDRLDIKLPNTQTDLIREIQKLGKPTVLVLLNGSALAFNWENENIPAVVEAWYPGQGGGKAIADVLFGDYNPAGRLPLTFYKSIDQIPAFTEYDMTGKTYRYFKGESLYEFGYGLSYSTFEYALKNVPITIKAGENIKVTAEVKNTGKLDGDEVVELYVSLPDSKLKTAIRSLQGFKRIHLKAGEVKEVEFELKPIQMSARNNDNFAVVEAGTVQIAVGGKQPDAKSIASRQVVQQNIQVTGNTYYIQE; this is encoded by the coding sequence ATGAAAGTGCAAAAGTACTGCAAATATCTACTTCTTACTTGTGGGTTGATAAGTCTTGGAACATCGAGTGCCAAGATACCTCCTTACAAGAACACTTCTCTGAGTTTTGAGAAACGTACTGAAGACTTGGTATCCAGAATGACGTTGGCAGAGAAAGTTGAAATCGTAAGGTATGATTCGCCCGCGATTCCCCGACTAGGTATTCCGGCTCATAATTTCTGGAATGAATGTTTGCATGGGGTTGCCCGTTCGGGAAGAGCTACAGTTTTTCCTCAGGCCATTGGCATGGCATCTATGTGGGATAGCAATGAGATGTTTACCATTGCTAATGCAATCTCGGATGAGGCTCGGGCAAAGCATCATGAATATGCTTCTCGCGGAAAAAGAGGCATCTACCAAGGCTTGACTTACTGGACTCCCAATATTAACATCTTCCGTGATCCACGTTGGGGTAGGGGAATGGAGACGTATGGTGAAGATCCTTATCTGACAGGTGAATTGGCTGTTCCTTTTATCAAAGGCTTGCAGGGTGATGATCCTAAATACTATAAGCTGATTGCTACAGCCAAACACTTTGCTGTGCACAGCGGACCGGAGTCTACCCGTCATTCTTTTGATGTATGGCCTAATGATTATGATATGGCAGAGACTTATACTCCGCATTTTAAGAAAACGGTAACAGAGGCTAAAGTTTACTCTGTGATGTGTGCTTATCAGAGTTTTCGTGGTGCACCTTGTTGTGGTAATAAGTTCCTTGAAGGAATGCTTCGCGATCAGTGGGGATTTAAGGGATATATTGTTTCCGACTGCTGGGCTATTCGTGATTTTTATGAGAAAAAAGGACATAATATAGTGGCTACTCCCCAGGAAGCTGCAGCTATGGCAATCAAATCGGGTACCGACCTGAATTGCGGTGATACTTATATCCATTTGGCAGAAGCTGTAAAACAAGGACTGGTTACAGAGAAGGAACTGGATGTTTCTGTGAAGCGTATCATTCTTGCTCGTATGAAGCTGGGACAATTCGATCCACAGGAAATGGTGAAGTACTCTAAGATTCCATACAGTGTGGTTGATAGTAAGGAACATCAGGCTTTGGCCGACGATGCTGCGCGTAAATCTATTGTGTTGCTGAAGAATGAAAACAATCTGCTTCCATTAAGCAAAGACGTCAAAAAAGTTGCAGTTATTGGTCCTAATGCTGATGATCTTGAAGTATTGCTGGGAAATTACAATGGTTATCCAACCCATCCTAAAACTCCCCTGACCGGACTTCGTGAAAAGCTTCCTAATGCAGAAGTAACATTTGCACAAGGTTGTCAGTTGGCCGAAAAACTTCCATATTTCACAGCTGTTCCTACAGATTATCTTTATACTGATTCAACTATGAAACAGAAAGGATTGAAAGCCGACTACTATAACAACAGCAACTGGAAAGGTGCACCTGTACATTCACGTATTGATAAGAATGTAGACTTTATCTGGCGTACAACGCCTCCTTTTGAAGATTTGAAATATGATCACTTCTCAGTAAAGTGGAGTGGAGTACTCGTTCCTCCTGTAACCGGTGAATATGCATTGGGAGGCGAAGGCTTCTCCGGATTTAATCTTTATGTGAATGATAAGCTGATAACTCAATGGAATGATATTCATCACCCAAGAAAATTGTATGAACTGATGACTTTAGAGGCTGGCAAAGCTTATAATATTCGTCTGGAATATACTCAGAATAATACGGACTATTCTATTATGCGATTTTTGTGGGATACTCCAAAACCAAACCTGAAGCAGGAAGCCATTGAACTTGCTAAATCATCGGATGTGGTTGTTCTTTGCATGGGACTTAGTCCGCTGCTAGAGGGTGAGGAAATGCCGGTGAAAGTTGAAGGATTCTCAGGTGGCGACCGTCTGGATATTAAATTACCAAACACTCAGACCGATCTTATCCGCGAGATTCAGAAATTGGGAAAACCTACTGTGTTGGTTTTGCTCAACGGTAGTGCACTTGCCTTTAATTGGGAGAACGAAAATATTCCGGCTGTTGTTGAGGCCTGGTATCCCGGACAAGGTGGTGGAAAGGCTATTGCCGATGTTCTCTTCGGTGATTACAACCCGGCCGGACGTTTACCGCTTACTTTCTATAAATCAATTGATCAGATTCCTGCTTTCACAGAATATGACATGACTGGTAAGACTTACCGTTACTTTAAGGGCGAATCTCTTTATGAGTTTGGTTACGGATTGAGTTACTCTACTTTTGAGTATGCACTGAAAAATGTTCCTATTACTATTAAAGCAGGAGAAAATATAAAAGTAACAGCAGAGGTAAAAAATACCGGAAAGCTAGATGGAGATGAAGTGGTAGAACTTTATGTATCTCTTCCTGACAGCAAACTGAAAACTGCTATACGTTCTTTGCAAGGATTCAAGCGTATTCATCTGAAAGCCGGTGAGGTTAAAGAAGTTGAATTTGAACTCAAACCAATTCAGATGTCAGCTCGCAACAATGACAACTTTGCTGTAGTCGAAGCCGGAACAGTACAAATAGCTGTTGGTGGAAAACAACCCGATGCGAAATCAATTGCTTCCAGACAGGTTGTTCAACAGAATATTCAGGTAACAGGTAATACTTATTATATTCAGGAATAA
- the uxuA gene encoding mannonate dehydratase, which translates to MEKTWRWFGKNDKITLAMLRQIGVEGIVTALHNVPNGEIWTLEAINELKDYIETAGLRWSVVESLPVSESIKYAGADRDQLIANYKVSLANLGKAGVKTVCYNFMPVIDWIRTDLEHPWADGTSSLYFDKIRFAYFDCNILKREGAENDYTAEELAKVSELDKTITEAEKDDLINTIIVKTQGFVNGNIKEGDQNPVAIFKRLLALYDGIDRDMLRANMVYFLEQIMPVCDEYGINMCVHPDDPPFQMLGLPRIVTGEADIEWFLNAVNNPHNGLTFCAGSLSAGLHNDVPALARKFASRTHFVHLRSTEATPEGNFMESSHLSGRGHVIELVRIFEKENPGLPMRVDHGRLMLDDGDKGYNPGYSFHGRMFALAQVDGIMATVRDELMNKY; encoded by the coding sequence ATGGAAAAAACCTGGAGATGGTTCGGCAAAAACGATAAGATTACGCTGGCCATGCTTAGACAAATAGGTGTGGAAGGCATTGTAACTGCCTTGCACAATGTTCCGAATGGTGAGATTTGGACACTCGAAGCTATCAATGAACTTAAAGATTATATTGAAACAGCAGGCCTTCGCTGGTCGGTGGTAGAGAGTCTGCCCGTAAGCGAAAGTATTAAATATGCCGGAGCAGACAGAGATCAGCTTATTGCCAACTACAAAGTGAGTCTGGCTAATCTGGGAAAAGCAGGGGTAAAGACTGTATGCTACAACTTTATGCCGGTAATCGACTGGATTCGTACCGACCTTGAACATCCATGGGCCGACGGAACTAGCTCTCTCTATTTCGATAAGATTCGCTTTGCATACTTTGACTGCAATATTCTGAAACGCGAAGGTGCAGAAAACGATTATACAGCAGAAGAACTGGCAAAGGTGAGCGAACTGGATAAAACCATTACCGAAGCAGAGAAGGACGATTTAATTAACACCATCATTGTAAAGACTCAGGGATTTGTAAACGGAAACATTAAAGAAGGCGATCAGAATCCGGTTGCTATCTTTAAACGCTTACTGGCTTTGTATGATGGTATAGACAGGGATATGCTTCGTGCCAATATGGTATATTTCCTGGAACAGATTATGCCGGTGTGCGATGAATATGGAATAAACATGTGTGTGCACCCAGATGATCCTCCTTTCCAGATGCTTGGCTTGCCACGTATAGTTACAGGAGAGGCAGATATAGAATGGTTCCTCAATGCGGTGAACAATCCTCATAACGGACTTACTTTCTGTGCCGGATCCTTGAGTGCCGGACTACATAACGATGTGCCTGCATTGGCAAGGAAATTTGCTTCCCGCACTCATTTTGTACATTTGCGAAGCACGGAAGCAACTCCGGAAGGTAACTTCATGGAATCCTCTCACCTTTCCGGACGGGGACATGTTATTGAATTGGTTCGAATATTTGAAAAAGAGAATCCGGGCTTACCTATGCGTGTAGACCACGGACGACTGATGCTTGACGATGGCGACAAAGGCTACAATCCGGGATACTCTTTCCACGGACGTATGTTTGCGCTTGCTCAGGTAGACGGAATTATGGCAACGGTGAGAGATGAATTAATGAATAAGTATTAG